One Mycobacteroides abscessus ATCC 19977 genomic window carries:
- a CDS encoding DUF1942 domain-containing protein: MIMMAAAAVLAMLAVSVPLANAAKNDCPHKMGSHQRLSDADGAVVQEWTISGLRKSTDGVPGYPVAGQLWEATASVHAVTGSVTPLIPNLGAVSGSQERYPALWQVASPYGIPAATIAQGHTATGKVYFDVTGEAPAMVTYQGGGGSMAALMWCDEAAMKTMMAAMKSAPDADCPCCADMPAAKGGDDCCADKP; the protein is encoded by the coding sequence ATGATCATGATGGCCGCCGCGGCGGTATTGGCGATGTTGGCGGTCAGCGTTCCGTTGGCCAATGCAGCCAAGAATGACTGTCCGCACAAGATGGGGTCACATCAGCGGCTCAGCGATGCCGACGGCGCGGTGGTGCAGGAATGGACCATCAGCGGGCTGCGCAAGAGCACTGATGGCGTCCCGGGTTATCCGGTGGCGGGACAGCTTTGGGAGGCAACCGCATCGGTGCACGCGGTCACCGGGTCGGTGACCCCGCTCATCCCGAATTTGGGCGCGGTCTCCGGTTCGCAAGAGCGCTACCCGGCGTTGTGGCAGGTGGCCAGCCCGTACGGGATCCCCGCCGCCACGATCGCCCAGGGGCACACCGCCACTGGCAAGGTGTACTTCGATGTCACCGGCGAAGCGCCGGCAATGGTGACCTATCAGGGCGGGGGCGGTTCGATGGCCGCGCTCATGTGGTGCGATGAGGCGGCGATGAAAACGATGATGGCCGCGATGAAGTCCGCTCCGGATGCCGACTGCCCTTGCTGCGCCGACATGCCCGCCGCCAAGGGCGGCGACGACTGCTGCGCCGACAAGCCTTAG
- a CDS encoding BlaI/MecI/CopY family transcriptional regulator, with translation MGSRGFGELEAVVMDRVWSRGDETATTVREVFDELAAERDIAYTTVMSTMDNLHTKGWLEREREGKAYRYWAALTREQHSARLMREALSGGGSPELVLTHFLEQISAEESERLRAVLRRPAKRARTK, from the coding sequence GTGGGTAGCCGAGGTTTTGGTGAGCTGGAAGCGGTGGTGATGGACCGCGTGTGGAGTCGCGGCGATGAGACCGCGACCACGGTGCGGGAGGTGTTCGATGAGCTGGCCGCCGAACGCGATATCGCCTACACCACCGTGATGTCCACGATGGACAACCTGCACACCAAGGGCTGGCTGGAGCGCGAGCGTGAGGGCAAGGCCTACCGGTACTGGGCGGCCCTGACCCGCGAGCAGCACAGCGCCCGCCTGATGCGCGAGGCACTCAGCGGCGGCGGGAGCCCAGAGCTGGTGCTCACCCACTTCCTGGAGCAGATCAGCGCCGAAGAATCGGAGCGGCTGCGGGCCGTGTTGCGTCGACCGGCAAAACGGGCCCGCACGAAATGA
- a CDS encoding M56 family metallopeptidase: MSIAVCLLLYSVAVLIFGPRLLRRLTRTGYAPRLAITAWLAAIVSVLGTWISAAALIVIDVVRHWNSPAVVLAACAARLHAMLIGQAGAAAQVGLLALSAAGSIAAPALGVRLARTLIRLRDTAHEHAYAVHMVGRRTAEGDVMVLEAPEAAAYCVAGRPSAIVLTTGALAVLDDAQVAAILAHERAHLAGHHPQLVSVLRALADVFPRVRLMTDGSAQISRLLEMCADDSAARHHGRGVLLSGLMDLAGTVPAAAVGAANVAVLDRAERLLTPPEPPARAWARIALTMCVAAISAGPLVTIALATSGALLCSP, encoded by the coding sequence ATGAGTATCGCTGTCTGTCTACTGCTGTACAGCGTCGCTGTGCTGATCTTCGGGCCCCGGTTGTTGCGGCGATTGACCCGGACCGGGTACGCCCCGCGCCTGGCGATCACAGCATGGCTGGCGGCGATCGTCAGTGTGTTGGGCACCTGGATATCAGCTGCCGCACTGATTGTCATCGACGTTGTCCGGCACTGGAATTCCCCTGCGGTTGTGCTAGCAGCGTGCGCGGCCCGGCTGCACGCAATGCTTATTGGTCAAGCAGGTGCGGCAGCACAGGTTGGGCTGTTAGCCCTCTCGGCGGCGGGAAGCATCGCCGCGCCAGCCTTGGGCGTGCGCCTGGCCCGAACCTTGATCCGGTTGCGCGACACCGCCCATGAGCATGCGTATGCGGTGCACATGGTGGGGCGGCGCACCGCCGAGGGGGACGTGATGGTTCTCGAAGCTCCAGAAGCTGCCGCCTACTGCGTCGCGGGCCGTCCTTCGGCGATCGTGCTCACGACCGGCGCACTGGCTGTTCTCGACGACGCACAGGTTGCGGCGATACTGGCCCATGAACGCGCCCATCTTGCGGGGCATCATCCCCAGCTCGTCTCCGTGTTGCGCGCCCTGGCCGATGTCTTTCCAAGGGTTCGGCTCATGACTGACGGCTCCGCCCAGATATCACGCCTGCTTGAGATGTGTGCAGATGACTCTGCAGCCCGCCACCATGGACGTGGCGTCTTGCTGTCGGGGCTGATGGATCTGGCCGGCACCGTTCCGGCCGCCGCCGTTGGCGCCGCTAATGTGGCGGTCCTGGACCGTGCCGAACGACTGCTGACACCACCGGAGCCCCCGGCACGTGCATGGGCTCGCATTGCGCTAACTATGTGCGTGGCCGCTATCAGCGCAGGACCCCTCGTCACAATCGCACTGGCCACCTCGGGTGCGCTGCTGTGCAGCCCGTAG
- a CDS encoding TauD/TfdA family dioxygenase: protein MDSARPSVWTPADFPDESAWSFPLSGADRNILIAYGRGQIEDLSAHLGGAAAQWIELLHQGPGFVRLRGFPIHELTDTQIEHAYLGLGQLLGRPVGQDRHANLLTHIRDEQIGAEPGVRKYRTNLRQDFHSDGSDLVGLLCLRPAKTGGESKIVSAHAVYNEMLDRAPHLVEVMYRPMPWDRNNEQPVGEPPFFELPPIIEIDGIPRVFFIAWYIRDSQRHPGAPRLTGGQRQALALAEIIANDPAFHIQMQFAPGDVQLLNNTTVLHSREEYTDHDDLALRRHLLRLWLTTDSAATHEILRGGIPMQKAN from the coding sequence GTGGACAGCGCGCGGCCGTCGGTATGGACCCCGGCGGATTTCCCCGACGAGAGCGCATGGTCGTTCCCGCTTTCCGGAGCGGACCGGAACATTCTGATCGCCTACGGCCGAGGTCAGATCGAGGATCTGTCAGCACATTTGGGTGGCGCCGCCGCGCAGTGGATCGAGCTGTTGCACCAGGGGCCCGGGTTCGTGCGGCTGCGCGGATTCCCGATCCACGAGCTGACCGACACTCAAATCGAACATGCCTACCTGGGGCTGGGGCAACTACTGGGCCGCCCGGTAGGGCAAGACCGGCACGCCAACCTGCTTACCCACATCCGTGACGAACAGATCGGCGCCGAGCCCGGGGTGCGTAAGTACCGCACCAATTTGCGTCAAGACTTCCACAGCGATGGATCGGATCTGGTCGGGCTGCTGTGCCTGCGCCCGGCCAAAACCGGCGGCGAGTCCAAGATCGTCAGTGCCCATGCCGTCTACAACGAAATGCTGGACCGTGCACCGCATCTGGTCGAGGTCATGTACCGGCCGATGCCATGGGACCGCAACAACGAACAACCCGTCGGCGAACCGCCGTTTTTCGAGCTCCCGCCGATCATCGAGATCGACGGCATCCCAAGGGTTTTCTTCATCGCCTGGTACATCCGCGACTCCCAACGTCACCCCGGCGCGCCGCGGCTCACTGGCGGGCAGCGTCAGGCATTGGCGCTGGCCGAGATTATCGCCAACGACCCGGCCTTTCATATCCAGATGCAGTTCGCACCCGGAGACGTGCAACTACTCAACAACACCACCGTGCTGCATTCGCGCGAGGAGTACACCGACCACGACGATCTCGCACTGCGCCGGCACCTGCTGCGTCTGTGGCTGACCACCGATTCCGCCGCGACCCACGAGATCCTGCGCGGCGGAATCCCGATGCAGAAGGCGAATTGA
- a CDS encoding Rv2640c family ArsR-like transcriptional regulator, giving the protein MPKALPVIDVSAPICCPPLSAAPMGEDVAVELALRLKALADPTRLRLLSILLTASDGEVCGCDLASAVGLTEATVSHHLSQLKKAGLAASEKRGLNVFHRANPQAIEALRGVLMTCC; this is encoded by the coding sequence ATGCCCAAAGCGTTACCCGTCATCGATGTCAGTGCACCCATCTGCTGCCCCCCGCTCTCGGCCGCACCCATGGGCGAGGACGTGGCCGTGGAATTAGCGCTGCGGCTCAAGGCATTAGCCGACCCCACTCGGTTGCGGCTGCTTTCAATCCTGCTGACGGCCAGTGACGGCGAAGTGTGCGGCTGCGATCTGGCTTCTGCGGTCGGGCTCACCGAAGCCACTGTCAGCCATCACCTCAGCCAGCTCAAGAAGGCCGGCCTAGCCGCGTCGGAGAAGCGCGGATTGAATGTCTTCCACCGCGCGAACCCGCAGGCCATCGAGGCCCTGCGCGGGGTGTTGATGACCTGCTGCTGA
- a CDS encoding ArsR/SmtB family transcription factor, with product MSNQLVIEPVNIRCSPLVREPISAGQAVDLAKVFKALGDPVRLRLFSLIASHAGGEACVCDISPGIEVSQPTISHHLKVLRNAGLLASERRASWVYYQVVPEVLDALAGIVRIPDTTISATPTEGPS from the coding sequence ATGTCGAATCAGCTGGTGATTGAGCCGGTGAACATCCGGTGCTCGCCACTGGTGCGCGAGCCGATATCAGCGGGGCAGGCGGTGGATCTGGCCAAGGTGTTCAAGGCACTTGGCGATCCCGTGCGGCTGCGGCTGTTCAGTCTCATCGCCAGCCACGCTGGTGGCGAGGCGTGCGTCTGCGATATCTCCCCGGGTATCGAGGTCTCCCAGCCCACCATTTCTCATCACCTCAAAGTCCTGCGCAATGCCGGGCTGCTGGCATCTGAACGCCGGGCGTCGTGGGTGTACTACCAAGTCGTGCCAGAGGTTCTCGACGCTCTGGCCGGCATCGTGCGCATCCCCGACACGACCATCTCTGCAACACCCACGGAGGGCCCTTCATGA
- the arsB gene encoding ACR3 family arsenite efflux transporter: MNATADTAEHPAVAGKLSTLDRFLPVWIGVAMAAGLLLGRNVPGLNTALEKVQVDGISLPIALGLLIMMYPVLAKVRYDRLDTVTGDRKLLLGSLVLNWVLGPALMFALAWLLLPDLPEYRTGLIIVGLARCIAMVIIWNDLACGDREAAAVLVALNSVFQVVMFAVLGWFYLSVLPGWLHLPQTEISTSPWQIAKSVLIFLGIPLLAGYLSRSIGERTRGRDWYESKFLPVIGPWALYGLLFTIVILFALQGDQITSKPWDVARIALPLLAYFAIMWGGGYLLGAAMGLGYARTTTLAFTAAGNNFELAIAVAIATYGATSGQALAGVVGPLIEVPVLVALVYVSLALRGRFTPAPQHNSPAASTAASTTNVTE; this comes from the coding sequence ATGAATGCAACCGCCGACACTGCCGAACATCCCGCGGTGGCCGGGAAACTCTCGACCTTAGATCGGTTTCTGCCGGTGTGGATCGGTGTCGCGATGGCAGCGGGCCTGCTGCTGGGGCGCAACGTTCCAGGCCTGAATACTGCACTGGAAAAGGTTCAGGTCGACGGCATTTCGCTGCCGATCGCGCTGGGTCTGCTGATCATGATGTATCCGGTGCTGGCCAAGGTGCGCTACGACCGTCTCGACACTGTCACCGGTGACCGCAAGCTGCTGCTCGGCTCCCTGGTGCTGAATTGGGTGCTCGGCCCGGCATTGATGTTCGCGTTGGCATGGCTGCTGCTGCCTGATCTGCCCGAGTACCGCACCGGGCTGATTATCGTCGGCCTGGCCCGCTGCATCGCGATGGTCATCATCTGGAATGACCTGGCATGCGGGGACCGGGAAGCCGCGGCCGTTCTCGTCGCACTTAATTCGGTGTTCCAGGTGGTGATGTTCGCGGTGTTGGGCTGGTTCTACCTCTCGGTGCTGCCCGGCTGGCTGCACCTGCCCCAGACCGAGATCAGCACCTCCCCGTGGCAGATCGCCAAGTCCGTGCTCATCTTCCTGGGCATCCCGCTGCTGGCCGGATATCTGTCGCGGAGCATCGGGGAACGCACCAGGGGCCGCGACTGGTACGAGTCGAAGTTCTTGCCGGTGATCGGGCCGTGGGCGCTGTACGGGTTGCTGTTCACCATCGTGATTCTCTTTGCCCTGCAAGGTGATCAGATCACTTCCAAGCCCTGGGACGTGGCACGTATCGCACTACCACTGCTGGCCTACTTCGCCATCATGTGGGGCGGTGGCTATCTGCTCGGCGCCGCCATGGGCCTGGGCTACGCACGAACCACCACACTGGCGTTCACCGCCGCCGGAAACAACTTTGAGCTGGCCATCGCGGTCGCGATCGCCACCTACGGCGCCACCTCCGGTCAAGCTCTGGCCGGCGTCGTGGGGCCCCTCATCGAAGTGCCGGTCCTAGTCGCCCTGGTCTACGTGTCGTTGGCGCTGCGCGGCCGCTTCACCCCAGCACCCCAACACAATTCACCTGCAGCCTCCACGGCCGCATCCACAACGAACGTGACGGAGTAA
- a CDS encoding low molecular weight phosphatase family protein translates to MTNDLTSGRIPAVLFVCVKNGGKSQMAAALMRQIAGDSVEVHSAGTAPGSAVNALSAESLHEVGASTEGEYPKTIDPDLLARIDQVITLGREAKVEVPEGVTLDNWDTDEPSERGIEGIERMRLVRDDIAGRVQQLHRQLTATAN, encoded by the coding sequence ATGACCAATGACCTGACCTCCGGCCGTATCCCGGCCGTCCTGTTCGTGTGCGTCAAGAACGGCGGAAAATCCCAAATGGCAGCAGCCCTGATGCGCCAGATCGCCGGGGACAGCGTGGAAGTGCACTCGGCCGGCACCGCACCCGGGTCCGCCGTCAACGCCCTGTCCGCAGAAAGCCTGCACGAGGTCGGCGCCAGCACCGAGGGCGAATACCCCAAGACAATCGACCCGGACCTGCTGGCACGCATCGACCAGGTGATCACCCTGGGCCGGGAAGCCAAAGTCGAGGTACCCGAAGGCGTCACGCTCGATAACTGGGACACCGACGAGCCCTCCGAGCGCGGCATCGAAGGCATCGAACGCATGCGCCTAGTCCGCGACGACATCGCCGGGCGCGTCCAGCAGCTGCACCGCCAGCTCACCGCCACCGCGAACTGA